The following is a genomic window from Episyrphus balteatus chromosome 1, idEpiBalt1.1, whole genome shotgun sequence.
AAATCAACTTCTAATCAAAATCTAAACATCGAAGAAGACTCCAACGTCCTTATCAATTCAAAATCACCAAATCATCCTGAATCTGATACCGAACAACGTTCGcagaaatttgaaagaaatacaaaaattagtcgctcaaatatttgtattctttcACACAACGTCCAAAGACTTCTTCACCACTCggattctttagaaaaaatcgATGGTGATGCCATAagacaacagaaaataagttcCGAGCCTAAACCAGCTCATAAGTTTCTCAAGAAAAATCAATCGAAACATCAGATCAAGCTATCAAACATTCCCCTGTCAAAGATAACTTCGAAACTGACACAATCTAGCAAAGAACTTGTGGAGACTTTTAACTCTAGTACTGAATATTTGGATAATATCGGTGATAGAAAACATCAACTACCACACACACCGATTGTATTCGATAGTGAAAAAACTCCAACGAATGCAACAAATGAGGCTTTCAACTTTGAAGTTGCAACACCGAAGAAATTGATTCCAGTGACTCCACCGTCATTACTTGACACCGACGACGATATTATCGAAGTGGAGAAAGTCATGGAACTTGGAGCACTCTACGATCGAGATACTAAACCTAAAATGACTGACGTTATCGAAGCTTATAACTATTCAGTAGGCTTGAGTCTAAGTGAGGTCTCTTCTACTAACACTGATTCAACTGAAAATAGCATTTCTTCGGTAGAAAGTTCATTAAAAAATCTAGAACTATCACCAACAGCATCTCGTAAACAAAGTCCACAATCTTCACCTCTGCTAACTTATTCCCGTTTATCAGCAAATAAAGCTTCAACACCGATCTCGTCCCCATTAAACAAAACCAATGAACAATCCAAGACTTCAATGGAAAGTCTTACAGATCGTCTGAGTGACATGAAATCCAAATTCTCACCAAAAGAATCACGTAAATTAAAACTAATACCGCCAGAAATTGCCATTTTGAAACATCGTCCACTATCTTCTTCGTCAATTTCTTCGACTTCGTCAAGTTCAAGTTCCGGATCGGAACATATCAAACTTGCTACTTCGTATTTAGCTAGTGTGGAGAGTTTAGCTGATCATAGTGAGAATGAAATTGATAACCGACATGGAACTTATTCGGTTTTTGAACGAGCTTGTATGGAACTTGCTGATACTGAGAGGAATTATGTGGAAGATTTGAGACAAGTTATAAGAGGGTAAgggttttttgagtaatttttttgaagatgatCTAATAGTTGATTTGACTTTTTAGGTATTTACAAGATTGGAGAGAACGGGCCTGTCTACCTACAAATCAGCTTTCGATACTCTTTAGTAATATTGAAGATATTTATGAATTCAATGTTACATTGCTGAAGCTGCTTATTAATTCTGGAACAAACCCCGTCAAAATTGCCAAGTGCTTTATTGATCTCAGGGATGGGTTCGATGTATACACGACTTATTggtaagttttaagaaaaagttcaggAAATTGATAAGCTTTAGACTTTGTAGAAAATTTGAAAGCTGCGAGAACTCTCTGTGAGGCCAAGTGGACAAACGATagaaatcttaattttgtaaaaatgtaatttttggggattttaatggattttgatttttttagtacaaaatttgtttttgaatatcttttaaacgtagggggAACAAACGATAAATTTCGGTATACCTACAGAACTCaaagtggacaaacgacagaaatttgattttcgtaaaaatgtaatttttggggattttgaatttttagtacaaaattagttttttgaatatcttctaaacgtaagGTGAGCAAATGATGAATTTCGGTATACCTACAGAGCAAATGACCTACGGAATGAACAAATGACAGcaatttgaattttgtaaaaaagtaatttttggggaatttcaagggattttgaatttttagaacaaaatttattttttaaatatcaaacaaaatgtAGAGAaatgatgaatttttttatatgtacagAAATCAAAGGGGACAAacgacaaaaattttatttttgaaaaaagtaatttttggagatttaaaaggattttgatttttttagtatgaaatttgtttttgaatatcttttaaatgtAGGGTGAACAATCGACGAATTTTGGTATACGTACAAAACTCaaagtggacaaacgacagaaatttgattctcataaaaatgtaattttttgggattttgaattttttagtacaaaattagttttttgaatatcttctaaacgtaagGTGAGCAAACGatgaattttggtatacctacagaaatttgtaaaaaagtaatttttggggaaTTTCAAGGcactttgaatttttataacaaaatttattttttaaatatcaaacaaaatgtACAGAACTCAAAGTGGACAAAcgacaaaaatttgatttttgaaaaaagtaattttcttgGATTTAAgaggactttgaattttttagtacaaaatttgtttttgaatatcttttaaacgtagggtgaaCAATCGAcgaattttggtatacatacAAAactgtggacaaacgacagaaatgtgaattttgtaaaaagtaatttttggggattttaggggactttgaattcttcagtacaaaatttgttttttttcgaatatcttctaaacgtagggtgggcAAATTATGAATTTAAGTTTACCTAAGATcttgaggtggacaaacgactgcAGTTGGTTTTGTGCGTCTAcctataatataattttttgagcgttttagacgatttttcctatacaaaaaaaagataagaatttgctctaaattttttttttgaagggtgaaTAATCGAAAATTTCGGGTGGACAAAAGGTGGGCAAATAAATTAGACAGGTTTGGTTCAGAAATTTTGAgttcgcagttctggcttcacggagctctGCGAGAAAGTTTACGAAGATTCTTGAAAAAGGAATAACATAAGTATAAAAGACTACTGAAATAGTCAAGTCAGTTAAAACACAAGCTTCCTTTTTCAGGACCAGaagataattttattcaaactgattatattttagaaataaaattcttgAATTCTAcgttttttctatctttttttttttttattcatcagcACCAGCTACCCAGAGGCAATATCACTTCTAACAAGTCTCCTCCAGGAATCCCATACCAATGCACTATTAACATCAACACAAAAAATGCTCCATCATACATTGCCATTGGGCTCACATTTATTAAAGCCAGTTCAACGAATCTTGAGGTATCATCTTTTGCTcgatgtaagttttttttgtttattcatgCATCTTTTCACTTCAATCTATCTTACCttcgttatttaaaatttttcttatagaATTTACGTAAACATTGTGATGTCAAGGATGTTGCTAGAGCACATGAGATCATGCAAGAAGTTGCTGCAAATATTGATCAAGTTAAATGGAAATTAGAACAGAAGAGCCGTGTTAAGGAACTGTCGGGTATATTGGATGGATGGATGGGACCAAGTAAGAGATGGGATTTTGTTGGATAAATTGTGGAATGTTTGTTTTAActggatttttttcttattttaatagaACTTACTGTACTTGGTGAATTACGACAAGAGGGTATTTTAATGGAACATAGTAAGCCAAGGAGAGTTTTTCTATTTGGTACAATGTTGATTATAACGAAGCCGAAAGAAGATGGAAGACTTCAATTTAAGAGATTAATTCAAGTGAGTTTTAATTGAATTcccaaaacaaatttgtataagAGTGATCCTAAGTTTAAAAACAGTAAACTTTAAATAGTTTAAGAAGTCCTTAATCATaagtaaaaacataaattcaTTTTTGGTACTTTTTACACCACATACTTTAAATTTTGCATACATTCCCTaggatttgaatatttttttaaatttgtcttaAAAGCTTTAATAACGGTTAGAACTACATTGCggtcgttttcgaaaaattgaaaatgtcttAAAATCATCATGGATGGCATTAAATTactatatttaaatttgttgatGTGAAttgagaatttaaaaaaaaaaatcaaatccaaTACCTATAACAGGAGTGGATTAAAAGTAACAATCAGAACagaaaaatatcattaaaaaatgcatttaaatataaaatgtacGTCGCCGTCGGGTAAAACGAACTTGCTCTaagagtcgttttttttttatgaataattttttgaaaaaataaaataaaaatacatagttggtttgccattttgtagtacttattaattttttcattaattaacctcaaaagctaaaataaaaaaaatcaactgtcccgttctcaaaaattttacctttcaacaaaatacaatttttgaaaatggagattttgatttatattgaggcgttttaataaaaaaattgtaaaaattgatCCAGTCATTTAGGAAGTAGTCAGATATTTGAACAACTTTTCTATGGGAGGTACAATAAGCaacgtttttggaaaaaaaaaaaaatatataaaacctgtttttgagaaattcaaacgtttccaaaatatgtaggtacatttacAATACATAGATATGACAGATATGATTATTTTAGGGCCACTATTTTCGAATTCACATTCTAATGTAATGTTTGACTGTCAtctcaattttcttatgaatcCTGAACTTAAAAATACAGTAAATATTCTAGTTTTAAATCTTTCAATGCAAACTGCACAATAGGGTCAAAAtgcaaaagtatggaattttcaaatgtaatagcttttaaaagttgcattgcttatcaaaattaaatcctgcgtttacaatttttatttgaattaatatctttggctcactcaaaatataggaagaaatcgaagaaatttggatttttagagttttttgaaacatatgttttttttgtttaaattacaccaaaagaaaatatattaaatatttttaggcttttacgtgaaagataattccaagaaaaaacttgtatgcttatattttttggaattaaacacttagtaaagaagctgtGAAATAATAAGTGAATGCGTGAGTGGGTTGTAATTTTGgaccgattttcataaaaattacctCGTTGGATTTCAATTACACCTATAATATTTAAAGAAGTTGTAGTTCAAATATATCTAACATTGACAAtgcacagtgagcctgaacaagtttaaggttgacctaaaatgacgacaaaaactaaagatgaggcattgttcctgaaggcctcagcaataataatccgtttttcccaaaatcggattagcttccttttttgagataccccccgtaaacgtgtttttttcgagaaaaattcatatcaactcaaggctcgagtacgataacttaggcgccgacaatttaaaacggtttttagtagaggtattcaatacaatctttttttgttttgggagggagggtctatatccccccctttaggcgggaggggcaattttctaaaaaatcaaataaaaaattattaaaaaacaatggcaacaccaacagttatgaatgatacctttttcaaaagctagaattgtacacttaactatagtttttaaaccaagttattttaaacagttgttttcgaaataatcaatttcaaattcaacaattgtgaaaaagaagtttaaaaaaatacattgaatactatttttgtcaagactttgggtttcattacgggataaattgataaagtaaactacctcaataaattccttatcaaatactgaaaaccacatgtttctatgccttctagtttttgagaaaattgaaaaataggaaaactactttctttatcaggctcactaatgagcgttctggtaccacactggtactaagaaattttatttttaagatccatttttaaatggaaataaaacaaattcatggaatcgaagtagattaagcacagtactttttaatatttgatttttgatattggcaaagcaaaatagccaagaaaataaaattaagataaagaaagtagttttcctatttttcaattttctcaaaaactagaaggcatagaaacatgtggttttcagtatttgataaggatattattgaggtagtttactttctgaatttatcccgtaatgaaaccctaagtcttgacaaaaatagtattcaatgtatttttttaaacttctttttcacaattgttgactttgaaatcgattatttcgaaaacaactgtttaaaataCCTTGGtctaaaaactttaattaagtgttcaattctagcttttgaaaaaggtatcattcataactgtaagtgttgccattgttttttttaataattttttgttttattttttagaaaactgcccctcccgcctaagaggggggacatagaccctccctcccaaaaccaaaaatgattgtattgaatacctctactaaaaacctttttcaattctcggcgcctaagttatcgagtactcgagccttgcgttgatatgaatttttttcgataaaaacaGGTTTACGGGaggtatctcgaaaaaggaagctaatccgattttgggaaaaacggattattattgctgaggccttcaggaacaaagcctcatctttagttttagtcctcattttaggtcaaccttaaacttgttcaggctcactgtgaatGTACTAAATGTgaaagaaaagtattttttgaagttCTTGAGTTTATGAAATTTAGGTTTTTATCCATATTgtgtaattttttaacattagcaGTTCtgtcaatttgttttcaaaaattttactgttcttaaaatatttactagtttttgtatattttaaaattttcagcaAAACAACTTGATGCTAAATGAACATTTGCCTGGTGAGCCAACAAGTTTCTACGTCATTCCCTATGATGATCCACGTAGTCAAATCAAATTGACAGCTAGAAATCGTGAACAAAAACGAGTATGGGCTCAAGATATCAAGAGTGTTATGCTCGAGAAATTCAATAATATACCAAATCGAGCTAGAGAACTTGTCTACAAGTTGGGTGATGAGGAAGGTAAATatcaaattgttattttttttttaagattcaacaCTAAGTTATATTTGCTTTAAACTAAGTtaaagatttttctattttttaataaaaaaaaatacatagctaatttactgaaatttaagaaaattcaaatgtttaaaaaaattattgaaaaaaacagaaaaatcttaattttatgtaaactaacaatttaaaatattttgtttttcttcactgttggtaattttttgtttattaatttgtgGTGGTCTACTTAACAAATTATTggcaaaaccttaaaaattattgtatctaatagaaaatataaaaataaaataaatttataatattttcaaataacagTTTTGTAGATGGTCCACACGAGTCATTTTTTGTCTGCTAttacctataataaattatgcAGTACCTCTACCTCTACCTACTTATTATTCTAAATCAtaagtgtttttaatttaagacaTTTTAACGCGCAGATGTAAATTTTATGTAAGTatgggaatttatttttttatggaaaccAAATAAAAGGAGCATTATATGCTTTTGCTTAAAATTGGGTCTTGGCTTCAAAGCTTCTTTTTACGACAAATATTTTAACTTGtcagcatgttttttttttcaactatttaAGGACCATGATTCGAACTTTTACTGCTTTTTCTCTtccattatttttatattatttatttattgttcatATTTACTATCGCTCTTTGAATGCAGAAATTTATcaagaaatttttattgagaGTAAATTTTTAGGAAAATCCATTTTTCTCAAACATCTATCCTAGCTTGAACTTTAAGATAAACCGGGAAAAACTATAGTATGATTAGGCTCTATTAGAATGCAAAGTGCAAGTTACAGCTTGAAAATCagttacacatttttttttttaacacgaaGTCTTAGGGACTATTGGAATGAGGAGCATAACGCTTCATTTTAGCTTCGTTACAGCTTCAATAAATCCATTTGAGGGGCAAACCAATTCTTGCTTTTACCTAgcttttttaaggaaaaataaaatagtgtgaattataataatcagaagataaaaatgaatgaaaaacacatttaaatTCTCCTAACGTCTTCAGAGTAACGCTGCGTTACAACTTAATAAAGTGCATTTAAAAGACAACTTGATAATAGCTTCGTTACAGCTAAGTAGGAGAATCAGGCACTATTAGAACGCAAAATGTAACAGTTCGTTACAGCTAGAAAATCagttacacaatttttttccaacactatTGGAATGAGAAGCGTACGCTTCGTTTTAGCTTCGTTACAGCTTCAATAAATCCATTTAAGGGGCTTACCAATTCTTGCTTTTACTTAGCTtattttaggaaaaataaaatagtgtgaattataataaacagaagataaaaatgattgaaaaacacatttaaatTCTCCTAACGCCTTCTAATGGAAGACTTTTGCAGAGTAACGCTGCGTTACAACTTAATAAAGTGCATTTAAAAGACAACTTGATATTAGCTAAGTAGCATAATCAGGCACTATTAGAATGCAAAATGTAACAGTTCGTTTCAGCTACAAAATCagttacacattttttttttacactattgGAATTAGGAGCGTAACGCTGCGTTTAAGATTCGTTACAGCTTCAATAAACCCATTTAAGGGGCAAACCAATTCTTGCTTTTACTAAgcttatttaaggaaaaataaaataatgtgaattataataatcagaagataaatatgaatgaaaaacaGATTTAAATTCTCCTAACGCTGCGTTACAACttaataaattgcatttaaaagacaACTTGATAGTTTCAATAGTAAAAAATCGGTTCTTTGGTCGGGAAACTTTGACTCGATGAATTGTTACGTTTTGTCATACACTCTGGATCTAACGACTTATCAATATAATAATGCGTTACATTTAATTGCTTCATTAAATGCTTTTAAGGGGTAAAGTGATTATTGGAAGCTTAGTAACTACAGTTGTTTGAACTACACACTTAAGATCGTTATGTTTTATTATACACTCTGATAAGGGGGATTGTAACGCTAAGTGTAACGCTTTGTAACAGATTTATTAAAACCACGTAAAGGGCAGCTAGAAATTAAGTTAGAAAACTTTTCTTAACACGATGTCTTATCAACTTATACCAGCTAATAAATTAATCTTTGCTTTGCTTTTATGTATTTCTAAGCcttcatttttcatatttggttaaacttctgtttaaaaaataacaagtaAGTTAACTTTTGCTCCCATAATGTGCATTTTAAACGTAAGTTGAGAATTTCAAAACTCTTATCCATTGCTTTAACTTAATCATAAGAACATTTTTCCAATTTATGTTTAACACTTTTTTCAGCACCAtcaccattttttgttttgtctaaaatgccaCACATTTCGTTCGTGATTCGCactttttaaccaattttcataattttttttcactaataaaacatatatttttcgTTTAATTCCAGATCGAACCCCTGACACCAACAAATGGAAATGGTCTCTCAACAACTCTAAGCCGATTTATCTTGAACGCCGAAATGAATGTCGTCGCAGTGAGATTCGTAATCGTTCAAAAATCAAACGTAAAACTTCTGTCACCAATTCAACATCATTTGAAGGTTTCAATGATAAAAAATCTGTCCTTGAACATCGTACATTGTCCAAAAATCATAGCATGGATGATAATATGATGGCAACTTTACCAAGAACTGCCTCATCAA
Proteins encoded in this region:
- the LOC129907162 gene encoding uncharacterized protein LOC129907162; protein product: MDIESDDSERWEDFFGSSTDLTPSLLGIYDTLTGSLVVDNNPQKRQRSLPDLTEVNTEKSTSNQNLNIEEDSNVLINSKSPNHPESDTEQRSQKFERNTKISRSNICILSHNVQRLLHHSDSLEKIDGDAIRQQKISSEPKPAHKFLKKNQSKHQIKLSNIPLSKITSKLTQSSKELVETFNSSTEYLDNIGDRKHQLPHTPIVFDSEKTPTNATNEAFNFEVATPKKLIPVTPPSLLDTDDDIIEVEKVMELGALYDRDTKPKMTDVIEAYNYSVGLSLSEVSSTNTDSTENSISSVESSLKNLELSPTASRKQSPQSSPLLTYSRLSANKASTPISSPLNKTNEQSKTSMESLTDRLSDMKSKFSPKESRKLKLIPPEIAILKHRPLSSSSISSTSSSSSSGSEHIKLATSYLASVESLADHSENEIDNRHGTYSVFERACMELADTERNYVEDLRQVIRGYLQDWRERACLPTNQLSILFSNIEDIYEFNVTLLKLLINSGTNPVKIAKCFIDLRDGFDVYTTYCTSYPEAISLLTSLLQESHTNALLTSTQKMLHHTLPLGSHLLKPVQRILRYHLLLDNLRKHCDVKDVARAHEIMQEVAANIDQVKWKLEQKSRVKELSGILDGWMGPKLTVLGELRQEGILMEHSKPRRVFLFGTMLIITKPKEDGRLQFKRLIQQNNLMLNEHLPGEPTSFYVIPYDDPRSQIKLTARNREQKRVWAQDIKSVMLEKFNNIPNRARELVYKLGDEEDRTPDTNKWKWSLNNSKPIYLERRNECRRSEIRNRSKIKRKTSVTNSTSFEGFNDKKSVLEHRTLSKNHSMDDNMMATLPRTASSTNNDECHCSNAPDCDCPSQKSSTINPALSKFNKERSKSVPRMSVLSPEIDDDRMSIKENLDSRKSKSTKSVEVKMYNTKTIPKRIATLKKNRSKKETSTFYMDLNEFEETVLRITESTENLSEIEKAEEAIPEEISNKDDEEEVEKEEVPPEVSTKEDAQIILDLLKNNKDFDRIYKKPQKKKSLENGSTLNSPEPLASPEELPPRPPSKSPPPLEVEEPTESSEPIYESLLRNVHVPYKFSPILNRSKSQQYYKPREKKSSPTNRPESDYVTLVYSASGNLQKIGDDLVGGGFSSGPQLRSSDSKINYETIPTKEACPSAPTSPKISSISQSEVIYARPVTKNLVKRLLSSSKSENVSGSENSLIPRVRKSVESVSLSFGKFNKPPERRVSDVTDMCRQSYLHRQGSEAVGERIANVDYADPRTLFANGSVNNSVVSLNIKGDSVFSLTSSSDSVFDFCKKKRDLPINLEYLDKMAASGLEKDFRDSAIYSDDNEKRHEYGDMQANDSPPPLPPPRKPFGISNPAVIVGPAHMSSSASRSWVMKQIENFSRENQQ